The genomic segment caacctaTAGAAttccttgtggacactggagctCAGCACTCCATCCTATTACAACCCCAGGGAAAATTGGCAGATAAAACCTCATGGGTACAGGGAGCTACTgggatgaaacaatattcatgGACTACCCGAAGGACAGTGGACCTCAGCGTGGGCCGGGTATCCCACTCGTTCATGGTCATCCCAGAATGCCTCTACCCCTTATTAGGCCGAGACTTGCTCACCAAGGTGGGAGCACAAATCAGCTTCCACCCAGAAGGGACAAAAATTCTGAATAAAGAAGGACATCCAATACAGGTACTCACTATAAGCCTCGAAGATGAGTACCACCTGCACCAGACACCCTTATCACCAATGTATGACTTAGAATATTGGTTACAGACATTTCCCCAAGCCTGGGCTGAGACAGGGGGAGTGGGATTAGCTGGACATAGACCGGAAATATTTATAGAACTAAAATTGGGCGTGGATCCAGTCAGGGTCTGGCAATACCCGATGCCACTCGAAGCAAGAGCTGGAATCACTCCACACTTTAGAAGGTTACTCGAGTTAAGCATACTGAGACCTTGCCAGTCAGCATGGAATACCCCCCTATTACCAGTCTGAAAGCCAAGTTCAACTGACTATCAACCAGTCCAAGACTTGCGGGAGGTAAACAAGTGGGTGATGGATGTACACCCAacagtcccaaatccatacaccctccTCAGCTAATTGCGTCCTACCCGAACCTGGTATACAGTCCTAGATTTAAAAGATGCATTTTTCAGCTTGCCCCTAGCACCTAAAAGCCAGAATATCTTTGCCTTTGAGTGGACAGACCTGGAAAAAGGAATTAGCAGCCAGCTCATCTGGACCAGGCTCCCccaaggattcaagaactcacccaccatCTTCAATGAGGCCCTACATGAAGATCTGAGTGAGTTCCGATCCAAACACCCAGAATTAACTCTTTTACAGTACGTAGATGATATCCTGGTATCCACTGAAGACCAGGAGAGGTGCCTGCAAGGCACCAAGGACCTGCTTTCTACACTAGGAGCCTTGGGTTACCGAGCCTCGACCAAAAAGGCCCAAATCTGCAAGACAGAGGTAAGCTACTTAGGCTATAAATTAAAAGGGGGACAGAGATGGCTCATGGAAGCAAGAAAAGAGACTGTCTTAAGAATAGCATGCCCACAAAATGTCCACCAAATGCGTGAATTCCTAGGATCCGCAGGATACTGCTGATTGTGGATCCCAGGTTTTGCAGAAATAGCTAGACCCCTTTATGAAGCcaccaaagaaaaacaggagtttACATGGACAGAGACTATAGAGAACTCATTCACTAGACTGAAGCAGGCCTTACTCTCTGCACCTGCACTGGGGCTCCCTGATTTAACCAAACCCTTTTACCTATATATAGATGAAAGTAAAGGAGTAGCTAAAGGGGTGCTGATACAGTACATTGGCCCTTGGAAAAGGCCCATAGCTTATTTCTCCAAGCAACTAGACACTGTCGCTGCTGGATGGCCCCCCTGTCTGCGAATCATTGCTGCGGTGGCTACCATGGTCAGAGATGCAGACAAACTAACACTAGGACAAGAATTAAATGTCACTACCCCACATGCAATCAAAGGGGTGCTCAAACAGCCACCAGACAGATGGATAAGTAATGCCCGACTAACTCATTACCAAGGACTGCTTTTAAATCCTGCTAGAATTCTGTTCCAGACACCTGCTTCACTGAATCCAGACACCCTCCTCCCTGACCCGGACTGGGAGGCACCACTCCATGACTGTGGAGAAATCATGGCTCATGTTCACGGAGTCAGAACCGACCTGCGAGATCAGCCACTGGCAGAAGCAGATGCCACATGGTACACCGATGGAAGCAGCTTCATGCAAAATGGAGTAAGGTATGCAGGGGCAGCTGTGACAACCGAGACAGAAGCTGTCTGGGCTGCGCCACTGGCTCCAGGGACTTCAGCCCAGTGGGCAGAGCTGATCACGCTGACTAAAGCATTGACTATGGCCAAAGGCAAATGCCTTAATGTCTATGTGGACAGTAGGTATGCATTTGTCACTGTCCACATACATGGAGCCATCTATAGAGAGAGGGGGCTGTTAACTGCAGAGGGAAAAAccatcaaaaataaagaaattcttgGCCTCCTACGGGCCCTTTGACTACCCAAAGCACTGGCTATAATTCATTGCCGGGGCCATCAAAAATCTGACACCCCGATTGCCAAAGGAAACAGATTAGCAGACCAATGTGCCAGACAGGCAGCCCTTTCAGTGGACCATGTCCTAGTGACCACATTGCCAGACCCAGGGGCCCCTAACCTTCCAGACactccctcctacactgatgaagacacaaaatggatcaagcaGCTACCCATGACCAACTACCTAAATGGGTGGTGGAGAGCTGCCGACTGCATCATTCTACCAGAAGAGTTAGGATGTTGCGTCCTGACCAAAATGCATCGGGCTACACAAATGGGGACGAGAAAAATGGAAGACTTGGTGCGACATGCTCACATCACTATCAGAGACTCTCGATCAAAAATTGGGCAAATCGTAGCAAGCTGCAAGGCTTGCCAACTGACAAATGCGACTGCCCAGGCACCCAATCCTAGTACCAGACTCCGAGGAAACAGACCAGGAGCTTAATGGGAAGTGGATTTTATGGAAGTAAAGCCCGGAAAATACAGGTACAGGTATTTGCTAGTGTTTGTAGACACTTTTTCAGGTTGGATTGAGGCGTTTCCCACCAAACATGAGACTGCGCAGACCGTGGTCAAGAAATTGTTAGAAGACATCCTACCAAGCTATGGTTTTCCTGCCAGGATAAGCTCAGACAATGGACCAGGATTTGCTTCCAAAGTAACTCAGGGAGTAGCACAGATTCTTGGGGCAGATTGGAAATTACATTGTGCGTATAGACCCCAAagttcaggacaggtagaaagaatGAACAGAACTTTAAAAGAGACCTTGACTAAATTAGCCCTAGAGACTGGTGGAGACTGGGTAActctccttccctttgccctttATAGGGTGCATAACTCCCCATATAAGATAGGACTTACTC from the Manis pentadactyla isolate mManPen7 chromosome 2, mManPen7.hap1, whole genome shotgun sequence genome contains:
- the LOC130682659 gene encoding uncharacterized protein LOC130682659 — encoded protein: MRISDCQTQNLAKILLATTADSPQERQRHLKKLATGQVLDLKDAFFSLPLAPKSQNIFAFEWTDLEKGISSQLIWTRLPQGFKNSPTIFNEALHEDLSEFRSKHPELTLLQYVDDILVSTEDQERCLQGTKDLLSTLGALGYRASTKKAQICKTETPASLNPDTLLPDPDWEAPLHDCGEIMAHVHGVRTDLRDQPLAEADATWYTDGSSFMQNGVRYAGAAVTTETEAVWAAPLAPGTSAQWAELITLTKALTMAKGKCLNVYVDSRYAFVTVHIHGAIYRERGLLTAEGKTIKNKEILGLLRAL